From the genome of Anopheles moucheti chromosome 3, idAnoMoucSN_F20_07, whole genome shotgun sequence, one region includes:
- the LOC128304389 gene encoding lopap-like has translation MKSSKGVGRCWKTAIVFVLVCLVTLVNTQIPGFGTCPDYSPIQRFNRTRFLGTWYEIERYFTVTEVATKCVAVTYEQRADGKIHVRNAYTNRFNGVERIISGVMDKGGKAKEGRYQIEYTSFPYNYNASVMVLDTDYDSFAVLYSCSSFGPVGHAVSAWMMARERLPGGPVLQRAYGVLDKYKISRTFFLRTNQEDCVTLPPPEPAIDPTEPTTQDARNEGVVVRNEEDLQQLRSEIFAVGPNPSIPVDPVVEDHQ, from the exons ATGAAAAGCTCCAAGGGTGTTGGACGCTGCTGGAAGACGGCGATAGTGTTTGTATTGGTTTGTCTGGTAACATTGGTGAACACGCAGATACCCGGGTTTGGTACATGTCCGGACTATTCGCCGATACAACGCTTCAACCGAACGCGCTTCCTTGGAACTTGGTACGAGATCGAACGTTACTTTACGGTGACGGAGGTAGCCACCAAATGCGTTGCGGTAACGTACGAGCAACGGGCCGATGGGAAGATTCACGTCCGTAATGCGTACACTAATCGATT CAATGGCGTGGAGAGAATCATCTCTGGAGTGATGGACAAGGGTGGCAAAGCGAAGGAAGGTCGCTACCAGATCGAATACACCTCCTTCCCGTACAATTACAACGCATCGGTAATGGTGCTCGACACGGATTACGATTCCTTCGCAGTGCTTTACTCCTGCAGCTCCTTTGGTCCGGTTGGACATGCTG TGTCCGCCTGGATGATGGCTCGTGAACGACTTCCCGGAGGTCCTGTGCTGCAGCGTGCGTATGGCGTTTTGGATAAGTACAAAATTTCTCGCACATTCTTCCTGCGCACGAATCAGGAGGACTGCGTGACATTGCCTCCACCCGAACCGGCTATCGATCCAACGGAACCAACCACCCAGGATGCGCGCAATGAAGGCGTTGTGGTACGGAACGAGGAAGATCTCCAACAGTTGCGCAGTGAGATCTTCGCCGTAGGACCCAATCCTTCCATCCCGGTTGATCCCGTTGTAGAGGATCATCAgtag